A genomic region of Roseateles amylovorans contains the following coding sequences:
- a CDS encoding carbonic anhydrase, producing MPLRARGGRLSAAPSAAPRAVSIRPASLTTGPSAWRGAMPWLGFSLLGIALAWAMLSPAHAAEPSSTPAASAAPAAEESPEQLRRRLAERLRDDVSSLKLNIPANKPKDDPKSRRAAGGKAATAAVAASAAKSEIRWGYTGDGAPDRWGQLTPEFRQCAIGTRQSPIDIRDTIRVDQEKIQFDYRPSKFAVVDNGHTVQVNVAPGNVIEIMGRRYELQEFHFHRPSEERINGRQYDMVAHLTHKDADGRVAMISVLLERGQDQSLIQTVWNYLPLEKGDTYEAPVPIDLNQLLPKDRGYFTYMGSQTTPPCTEGVLWMVFRQPVQLSTQQIAIFSRLYPMNARPLQAASGRLIKESN from the coding sequence ATGCCTCTTCGCGCCCGTGGTGGTCGTTTGTCTGCCGCGCCCTCCGCTGCGCCGCGCGCGGTGTCCATCCGCCCAGCCTCATTGACCACCGGTCCGTCCGCGTGGCGAGGCGCAATGCCATGGCTCGGATTCAGCCTGCTGGGCATCGCCTTGGCCTGGGCGATGCTGTCCCCCGCGCATGCGGCAGAGCCCTCGTCCACGCCGGCGGCCTCCGCCGCGCCGGCAGCAGAGGAATCGCCCGAGCAGTTGCGTCGGCGCCTGGCGGAACGCCTGCGTGACGATGTCAGCAGCCTCAAGCTCAACATCCCGGCCAACAAACCCAAGGACGATCCGAAGTCGCGCCGCGCAGCCGGCGGCAAGGCCGCGACCGCGGCCGTCGCCGCCTCTGCGGCGAAATCGGAGATTCGCTGGGGCTACACCGGTGATGGCGCCCCGGACCGCTGGGGGCAGTTGACGCCGGAGTTCCGCCAATGCGCCATCGGAACCCGTCAGAGTCCGATCGACATCCGCGACACCATCCGTGTCGATCAGGAAAAGATCCAGTTCGATTACCGGCCCAGCAAGTTCGCCGTGGTGGACAACGGCCACACGGTGCAGGTGAATGTGGCGCCTGGCAATGTCATCGAGATCATGGGGCGCCGCTATGAGCTCCAGGAGTTCCACTTCCATCGCCCCAGCGAGGAACGCATCAACGGCCGCCAGTACGACATGGTCGCCCATCTCACCCACAAGGACGCCGATGGCCGCGTGGCGATGATCTCGGTGCTGCTGGAGCGGGGCCAGGACCAGTCGCTGATCCAGACCGTCTGGAACTATCTGCCGCTGGAGAAGGGCGACACCTACGAAGCGCCGGTGCCCATCGACCTCAATCAGTTGCTGCCCAAGGACCGCGGCTACTTCACCTACATGGGCTCGCAGACCACCCCGCCCTGCACTGAGGGCGTGTTGTGGATGGTCTTCCGCCAACCGGTGCAACTGTCGACCCAGCAGATCGCGATCTTCAGCCGGCTCTATCCGATGAACGCGCGACCGCTGCAGGCAGCCTCGGGCCGGCTGATCAAGGAATCGAACTGA
- a CDS encoding TetR/AcrR family transcriptional regulator: protein MTSDVLPVTGETDDAPTPLADDASCGGSVEPVERTRLTDRKRQAIVDAAIAEFREHGFEVANMDRIAARAQVSKRTVYNHFPGKDALFDAILERLWAATEAQVKLAYRADRPLREQLLMLIEQKLAMSDDPQFLDLARVLIAEAIHAPQRAREMLCRLGGREEGLTVWIRAAMADGRLRSSDPVFAAAQLQALVKGFAFWPQITMGQPPLDAAQQRQVADASADMFLRSHAVEGKT, encoded by the coding sequence ATGACTTCCGACGTGCTCCCAGTGACCGGTGAAACCGACGACGCCCCCACCCCGCTCGCGGATGACGCCTCGTGTGGCGGCAGCGTGGAGCCGGTTGAGCGCACCCGGCTGACCGATCGCAAACGGCAGGCGATCGTGGACGCGGCGATCGCGGAGTTTCGTGAGCACGGCTTCGAAGTCGCGAACATGGACCGTATCGCAGCCCGAGCCCAGGTCTCCAAACGCACCGTCTACAACCACTTTCCCGGCAAGGACGCCCTGTTCGACGCCATCCTGGAACGGCTATGGGCGGCCACCGAGGCGCAGGTGAAACTGGCCTATCGCGCGGATCGGCCGCTGCGGGAGCAGTTGCTGATGCTGATCGAGCAGAAGCTGGCGATGTCGGACGACCCGCAGTTCCTTGACTTGGCGCGGGTGCTGATTGCGGAGGCCATCCATGCCCCTCAGCGCGCCCGGGAGATGCTCTGCCGGCTCGGCGGGCGGGAAGAAGGCCTGACGGTATGGATCCGCGCCGCCATGGCCGATGGCCGATTGAGGTCCAGCGACCCGGTCTTCGCCGCCGCGCAGTTGCAGGCCCTGGTGAAGGGCTTTGCGTTCTGGCCGCAGATCACCATGGGCCAGCCGCCGCTGGATGCGGCCCAACAGCGGCAGGTGGCCGATGCCTCGGCCGACATGTTCCTGCGCAGCCACGCGGTCGAGGGCAAGACCTGA
- a CDS encoding serine hydrolase domain-containing protein — protein sequence MAGLLAGCQSQSPAQATSGPLDPVDVVLAAALRDWHGDTRGDLRGIVVMRSGRIVAERYDNGASPDSLNDIRSAGKSVTALLATLAVERGAIPDIDAPLKRLWPASSDTAVGEVPLSAALTMQSGLDAFDDDPASPGNENKMDEAPDPIAFALAVPRAQAPGLVYRYNSLTAYLVGVAVTQATGQRLSDFADVQLFRPLGITQWRWAQDKAGQTKGQGNLWLSARSMARIGELVRCEGRYRGNQLVSAAGIAALLAPRVPIGEDDPYADSYGRFWYFKALPIGGETVPVHFASGNGGNKIYVIPTRNLVVAITSSAYGQGYGQRRSQAILQALLTAAQRGAVGARSTSGSAGSGSTRSSVPSSATSLSAGAAAATTAAASPTAPPGCGGD from the coding sequence TTGGCCGGACTGCTGGCCGGATGCCAGAGCCAGTCGCCGGCGCAGGCCACGTCGGGCCCGCTCGATCCCGTCGATGTGGTCCTGGCCGCCGCGCTCCGCGACTGGCACGGCGACACGCGCGGTGACCTGCGGGGGATTGTGGTGATGCGATCAGGCCGGATCGTCGCCGAACGCTATGACAACGGCGCAAGCCCCGACTCGCTCAACGACATCCGCTCAGCCGGCAAGAGCGTGACCGCCTTGCTGGCGACGCTGGCCGTGGAAAGGGGCGCCATCCCTGACATCGATGCGCCGCTCAAGCGGCTGTGGCCGGCTTCGAGCGACACGGCGGTCGGCGAGGTGCCGCTCAGCGCCGCATTGACGATGCAATCCGGACTGGATGCGTTTGACGACGACCCCGCCTCCCCCGGCAATGAAAACAAGATGGACGAGGCGCCGGATCCGATCGCTTTCGCGCTGGCGGTCCCGCGGGCACAGGCACCGGGCCTGGTCTACCGGTACAACTCGCTGACGGCTTACCTCGTCGGTGTGGCCGTCACACAGGCGACCGGGCAGCGGCTGTCGGACTTTGCCGATGTGCAGCTGTTTCGCCCCCTTGGCATCACCCAATGGCGGTGGGCGCAAGACAAGGCGGGTCAAACCAAGGGACAGGGCAACCTGTGGCTGAGCGCGCGCAGCATGGCGCGGATCGGCGAGCTGGTGCGCTGCGAAGGTCGGTATCGGGGGAATCAGTTGGTCAGCGCTGCGGGCATCGCGGCGCTGCTGGCGCCTCGGGTGCCGATCGGTGAGGACGATCCCTATGCCGACAGCTATGGCCGCTTCTGGTACTTCAAGGCGCTGCCGATCGGCGGCGAGACGGTGCCGGTGCACTTCGCCTCGGGCAATGGCGGCAACAAGATCTATGTCATCCCGACACGGAACCTAGTCGTGGCCATCACCTCTTCCGCCTACGGCCAAGGGTATGGACAGCGGCGCTCACAGGCGATTCTGCAGGCCTTGCTGACGGCCGCGCAGCGGGGGGCTGTCGGCGCGCGATCCACGTCCGGCTCTGCGGGTTCCGGATCGACGCGCTCCTCGGTGCCCTCCTCTGCCACGTCGCTGAGCGCCGGCGCGGCGGCAGCGACGACAGCCGCCGCGTCACCGACAGCGCCGCCGGGATGCGGCGGCGACTGA
- a CDS encoding methyl-accepting chemotaxis protein: protein MLKTIKSRLIAISIAIVVAAVALATFASYWAVRDHARRQVQSQLTELAGAHAAGVAAWVKTQKDVVAALAPAAALDDPRPALTQALNSGRLDLAYVGGADKRMISIPDRQRAADYDPTARPWFKLASGSDQPVITAPYVAASSKKLVVTFASAVKVGGEVKAVTGADVTLDDVIATMKAIKPTDSGFAMLLDKSGKIIAHPDAALTLKPVKELSDTLDEPLIAAAHGDALTMAAIGDHRYFLKAVDIPGTDWVLVAAAEREEALSALSSVLRNAGWTMVAVTLAAALVAAAAVGALLKGLAGIKRAMNDIGAGEGDLSQRLQVRGEDELAEISRGFNQFVQKIEQVMLQVRDTSQSIAVASREIAAGNHDLSQRTEETASNLQETASSMEQLNSTVASSADSAAQARELADSASRVAEQGGAAMAQVVSTMEAISASSRQIGDIIGVIDGIAFQTNILALNAAVEAARAGEQGRGFAVVASEVRALAQRSASAAKEIKTLITASVERVETGTRQVSSAGDTMGEVVGSVKRVTQMIGEISHTALEQSHGIGQVNQAVAQLDQVTQQNASLVEESAAAAESLKDQAQRLADVVGTFRLSGAPSSSFGRNF from the coding sequence GTGTTGAAGACCATCAAATCCCGTCTCATTGCCATCAGCATCGCGATCGTGGTGGCCGCCGTGGCGCTGGCCACCTTCGCCAGTTACTGGGCCGTGCGTGACCATGCCCGGCGCCAGGTCCAGTCGCAGCTGACCGAACTTGCAGGCGCTCATGCCGCCGGCGTGGCGGCGTGGGTGAAGACACAAAAGGATGTGGTGGCCGCGCTCGCGCCCGCCGCGGCGTTGGACGATCCGCGTCCTGCGCTGACCCAGGCGCTGAATTCCGGCCGGCTGGATCTGGCCTATGTCGGCGGCGCCGACAAGCGGATGATCTCCATCCCCGATCGCCAGCGCGCCGCAGATTACGACCCCACCGCGCGCCCGTGGTTCAAGCTCGCCAGCGGCAGCGACCAGCCGGTGATCACGGCGCCGTATGTTGCGGCGTCGAGCAAGAAGCTGGTGGTGACCTTCGCCAGCGCGGTCAAGGTCGGCGGTGAGGTGAAGGCAGTCACCGGCGCTGATGTGACGCTGGATGATGTGATCGCCACCATGAAGGCCATCAAGCCGACCGACAGCGGCTTTGCGATGCTGCTCGACAAGAGCGGCAAGATCATCGCGCATCCGGATGCGGCACTGACGCTCAAGCCGGTCAAGGAACTGTCGGACACGCTGGATGAGCCGCTCATCGCCGCCGCGCATGGGGATGCGCTGACGATGGCAGCCATCGGTGATCACCGCTATTTCCTGAAGGCGGTGGACATCCCCGGCACCGACTGGGTGCTGGTGGCTGCGGCGGAGCGCGAGGAAGCGCTCTCCGCGCTGTCCAGCGTGCTGCGCAATGCAGGCTGGACGATGGTGGCGGTGACGCTCGCGGCGGCGCTGGTCGCTGCGGCAGCTGTCGGTGCCTTGCTCAAGGGGTTGGCCGGCATCAAACGCGCGATGAACGACATCGGCGCCGGCGAGGGCGACCTGAGCCAGCGCCTGCAGGTCAGGGGTGAGGACGAACTGGCCGAGATCTCGCGCGGCTTCAATCAGTTCGTGCAAAAGATCGAGCAGGTGATGCTGCAGGTGCGCGACACCAGCCAGTCGATTGCGGTGGCGTCCCGGGAAATTGCGGCGGGCAACCACGACCTGAGCCAGCGCACCGAAGAGACCGCCAGCAACCTGCAGGAAACCGCGAGCTCCATGGAGCAGCTCAACAGCACCGTGGCCAGCAGCGCCGACAGCGCCGCCCAGGCACGCGAGCTGGCGGACTCCGCCAGCCGTGTCGCCGAGCAAGGCGGCGCCGCCATGGCACAGGTGGTGTCCACGATGGAGGCGATCAGCGCCAGTTCCCGTCAGATCGGCGACATCATCGGCGTGATCGATGGGATCGCGTTCCAGACCAACATCCTGGCGTTGAATGCGGCCGTGGAAGCGGCACGGGCGGGCGAGCAGGGACGTGGTTTTGCGGTCGTCGCCAGCGAGGTGCGCGCGCTCGCGCAGCGTTCTGCCAGCGCCGCGAAGGAAATCAAGACGCTGATCACCGCCAGCGTGGAACGGGTCGAGACCGGCACCCGCCAGGTCTCGTCGGCGGGCGACACAATGGGCGAGGTGGTTGGCAGCGTCAAACGTGTGACGCAGATGATCGGCGAGATCAGCCATACCGCGCTGGAGCAGAGCCACGGGATTGGCCAGGTCAACCAGGCGGTGGCCCAGCTGGATCAGGTGACGCAGCAGAATGCGTCCCTGGTCGAGGAATCCGCGGCTGCGGCCGAGAGCCTGAAGGATCAGGCGCAGCGGCTGGCCGATGTGGTGGGCACGTTCCGCCTCAGCGGCGCACCGTCCTCCTCGTTCGGACGCAACTTCTGA
- the ftsL gene encoding cell division protein FtsL, with translation MSRINLILLIAVLASGIYMVRSAYDARRLFTELDRSQTEARRLEADYQRLLADRQAQATNLRVEQVARERLKMRPISPAITFTADASALAASAVRSTASSTTAPATGAAR, from the coding sequence ATGAGCCGCATCAACCTGATCCTGCTCATCGCGGTGCTGGCATCAGGCATCTATATGGTGCGCAGCGCCTATGACGCGCGCCGCCTGTTCACCGAGCTCGACCGCTCCCAGACCGAAGCCCGTCGTCTGGAGGCCGACTACCAACGCCTGCTGGCCGATCGCCAGGCGCAGGCGACCAACCTGCGTGTGGAGCAGGTGGCCCGTGAACGGCTGAAGATGCGCCCGATCTCGCCGGCCATCACCTTCACCGCCGACGCATCCGCCCTGGCCGCCAGCGCGGTGCGCTCGACCGCGTCCAGCACGACCGCCCCGGCCACCGGAGCCGCCCGATGA
- a CDS encoding polysaccharide deacetylase family protein, with protein MAAAGASMTVAAADPATAASTATGTPPSTAPGAIVRPSAQGRFWPEGIRLVISVSMQFEAGAQTEHGNGSPYAPMNPADGPDLPARTWFDYGWREGIPRLLDLWDRHGVKVTSHMIGRAVELQPALAKEIVSRGHEAAAHGQTWEPHWTMTEAQERASYQANIDAIQRATGVRPVGFNAYWMRGTPRTLGVLQSLGFAYHIDDVSADEPMLTEVHGKPFGIVPYTLRCNDIARLGAEGPMTAAAFAQELKDEFDVLYEEAGRRRRMMSVSTHDRIGGTPARVKALGDFLRHAASHPGVAFVRKDQIARWALELPNVPRKRS; from the coding sequence ATGGCCGCTGCCGGGGCCTCGATGACCGTGGCGGCTGCCGATCCCGCAACCGCCGCATCCACCGCAACAGGGACACCCCCCTCGACCGCTCCGGGGGCCATCGTCCGTCCCTCCGCCCAGGGCCGCTTCTGGCCGGAGGGCATCCGGCTGGTGATTTCCGTGTCCATGCAGTTCGAAGCCGGCGCACAGACCGAGCATGGCAATGGCTCACCCTATGCGCCGATGAACCCCGCCGACGGCCCCGACCTGCCTGCGCGCACCTGGTTCGACTATGGATGGCGGGAGGGCATTCCTCGCCTGCTGGACCTGTGGGACCGGCACGGGGTGAAGGTGACCTCGCACATGATCGGCCGCGCGGTGGAACTGCAACCGGCGCTGGCCAAGGAAATCGTGTCGCGCGGTCATGAGGCCGCCGCCCATGGACAAACCTGGGAGCCGCACTGGACGATGACCGAGGCTCAGGAACGGGCCTCCTACCAGGCCAACATCGACGCCATCCAGCGCGCCACCGGCGTGCGGCCGGTCGGCTTCAATGCCTACTGGATGCGAGGCACGCCGCGTACGCTGGGGGTGCTGCAATCCCTCGGCTTCGCCTATCACATCGACGATGTGTCCGCCGACGAACCGATGCTCACCGAGGTCCATGGCAAGCCGTTCGGCATCGTCCCGTACACCTTGCGCTGCAATGACATTGCACGGCTCGGTGCAGAAGGTCCCATGACGGCCGCCGCCTTCGCCCAGGAACTGAAGGACGAGTTCGACGTGCTGTACGAAGAGGCGGGACGGCGCCGTCGGATGATGTCGGTCTCCACCCACGATCGCATTGGCGGCACACCCGCCCGCGTCAAGGCGCTGGGCGATTTCCTGCGCCATGCCGCGTCCCATCCCGGTGTCGCGTTCGTGCGCAAGGATCAGATTGCCCGATGGGCGCTGGAGCTGCCGAACGTGCCGCGCAAGCGCAGCTGA
- the mraZ gene encoding division/cell wall cluster transcriptional repressor MraZ: MFQGASALALDAKGRLSVPARHREVLQALCAGQLTLTKHPEGCLMVFPRPAWEQFRDRVAALPMSAAGWKRVFLGNAQDVEIDSAARVLVAPELRAAAGLQKDVMLLGMGSHFELWDAQAYAAHEAAIMQSELPDALKDFSF; this comes from the coding sequence GTGTTTCAGGGGGCGAGTGCCTTGGCGTTGGACGCCAAGGGGCGCTTGTCCGTCCCTGCACGACACCGCGAAGTCCTGCAGGCGCTGTGCGCCGGTCAGTTGACGCTCACCAAGCACCCGGAAGGCTGCCTCATGGTCTTCCCCCGTCCCGCCTGGGAACAGTTCCGTGACCGTGTCGCGGCGCTGCCGATGTCCGCCGCAGGCTGGAAGCGCGTCTTCCTCGGCAATGCCCAGGATGTGGAGATCGACTCCGCCGCACGCGTGCTGGTGGCGCCTGAGCTGCGTGCCGCCGCTGGGCTTCAGAAGGACGTGATGCTGCTCGGCATGGGCAGCCACTTCGAGCTCTGGGACGCCCAGGCCTATGCCGCCCATGAGGCCGCCATCATGCAATCCGAGCTGCCCGATGCGCTCAAGGACTTCAGTTTCTGA
- a CDS encoding peptidoglycan D,D-transpeptidase FtsI family protein, with amino-acid sequence MIGRKRSHNASRSVSYSSSPLLASKTPPWRSRFLVALVGLAFAGLLGRAAYIQLIGEDFFQRQGEARYAHKMELPASRGKISDRSGQVLAASVAVPSIWAFPKEVDADPVKRRQLAKLLDMSPSELDKRLDPANRFVFLRRQADDQTAAKIKELNLKGVFQDREYKRQYPEGESAAHIVGFTNIEEQGQEGIELAFQKELQGRDGSRSVVRDRLGRVVEDMGERVPAANGRDIELSIDAKVQFFAYQRVRDAVAENKAKAGSVVVLDVHTGEVLALANFPSYDPGHRKNLSGEQLRNRALTDVFEPGSTMKPFTTGLALETGRVKPDTLLSTGPRSVVISGWSPTDAHPHGDLTVTQVIQKSSNIGAARLALMMQPREMHEMFTAIGLGQRPQINFPGAVTGKLRPYKSWRPIEQATMSYGYGLSASLLQLARAYTVFARDGDIIPITMTKRGPDEPVAGIKVFSPKTAAEIREMLQMAAGPGGTAPQAMVPGYSVGGKSGTAHKQEGKGYASNKYRSWFVGIAPISKPRIIVAVMVDEPKNGQYFGGAVAGPVFSQVVAQTLRLLGEAPDLEVKPQIVASQKLQAVDESF; translated from the coding sequence ATGATCGGTCGCAAGCGCTCCCACAATGCCTCGCGCAGCGTCAGCTATTCGAGCAGCCCGCTGCTGGCCTCGAAGACCCCGCCGTGGCGGTCGCGCTTTCTCGTCGCCCTGGTCGGCCTGGCCTTCGCCGGCCTGCTCGGGCGCGCCGCCTACATCCAGTTGATTGGCGAAGACTTCTTCCAGCGCCAGGGCGAGGCCCGCTACGCCCACAAGATGGAGCTGCCGGCCAGCCGCGGCAAGATCAGCGACCGCAGCGGTCAGGTGCTGGCTGCGAGCGTCGCCGTGCCCTCGATCTGGGCCTTTCCCAAAGAAGTCGATGCCGACCCGGTGAAGCGTCGCCAACTGGCCAAGCTGCTGGACATGTCGCCCAGCGAGCTCGACAAGCGGCTCGACCCCGCCAACCGGTTCGTCTTCCTGCGCCGTCAGGCGGACGATCAGACGGCGGCCAAGATCAAGGAACTCAATCTCAAGGGCGTGTTCCAGGATCGCGAATACAAGCGCCAGTACCCCGAGGGTGAATCCGCCGCGCACATCGTCGGTTTCACCAACATCGAAGAGCAAGGCCAGGAAGGCATCGAGCTGGCTTTCCAGAAGGAGCTGCAGGGCCGCGACGGCAGCCGCTCGGTGGTGCGCGACCGCCTGGGCCGGGTGGTGGAAGACATGGGCGAGCGGGTGCCCGCGGCGAACGGCCGCGACATCGAGCTCTCGATCGATGCCAAGGTGCAGTTCTTCGCCTACCAACGCGTGCGCGACGCTGTGGCTGAAAACAAGGCCAAGGCCGGCTCGGTGGTGGTGCTGGATGTGCACACCGGCGAAGTCCTGGCCCTGGCCAACTTCCCCAGCTATGACCCGGGCCATCGCAAGAACCTGTCCGGCGAGCAACTGCGCAACCGCGCCCTGACCGATGTGTTCGAGCCGGGCTCGACCATGAAGCCCTTCACCACCGGGCTGGCGCTGGAAACCGGCCGGGTGAAGCCGGACACGCTGTTGAGCACCGGCCCGCGCAGCGTGGTGATCTCCGGCTGGTCACCCACCGATGCCCATCCGCACGGCGACCTGACGGTCACCCAGGTGATCCAGAAGTCCAGCAACATTGGTGCCGCCCGCCTGGCGCTGATGATGCAGCCGCGCGAGATGCATGAGATGTTCACCGCGATCGGCCTGGGTCAGCGCCCGCAGATCAATTTCCCCGGCGCGGTGACCGGCAAGCTGCGTCCCTACAAGAGTTGGCGCCCGATCGAACAGGCGACGATGAGCTATGGCTACGGCCTCTCGGCCTCGTTGCTGCAACTGGCGCGCGCCTACACCGTGTTTGCGCGTGACGGCGACATCATCCCGATCACGATGACCAAGCGCGGTCCCGACGAGCCGGTGGCCGGCATCAAGGTCTTCTCGCCGAAGACCGCCGCCGAGATCCGAGAGATGTTGCAGATGGCGGCCGGCCCCGGCGGCACCGCGCCGCAGGCCATGGTGCCGGGCTACAGCGTGGGCGGAAAGTCCGGCACCGCGCACAAGCAGGAAGGCAAGGGCTACGCCAGCAACAAGTACCGCTCCTGGTTCGTGGGCATCGCGCCGATTTCCAAGCCGCGCATCATCGTCGCGGTGATGGTGGACGAACCGAAGAACGGCCAGTACTTCGGCGGCGCCGTGGCCGGCCCGGTCTTCAGCCAGGTGGTGGCACAGACGCTGCGGCTGCTGGGCGAAGCGCCCGATCTGGAGGTCAAGCCTCAGATCGTGGCGTCCCAGAAGCTCCAGGCCGTGGACGAGAGTTTTTAA
- the rsmH gene encoding 16S rRNA (cytosine(1402)-N(4))-methyltransferase RsmH, with protein MSAEQSPSFTHTTVLLDETVDGVLTDPDGLYVDGTFGRGGHSRLLLSKLSDRGRLIAIDRDPEAVAAATTGQTRVDDPRFSICHAPFADMAAELAALGITQVQGVLLDLGVSSPQIDNPERGFSFRFDGPLDMRMDTTRGESAADFLARADVTQLAQVIRDYGEERFALPIAKALVARRESGSPVRSTAELSKVVAGTVKTREPGQDPATRTFQALRIFVNAELEELQQGLNAALSLLAPGGRLAVISFHSLEDRIVKNFIASHSKDEVDRRAPFAAPKPLPLLALGRVKPSIGEVRANPRSRSAILRVAERTEAPLPPAQPEPSGKQRRGERGGRRR; from the coding sequence ATGAGCGCCGAGCAGTCCCCCTCCTTCACCCACACGACCGTCCTGCTGGACGAGACCGTCGACGGCGTCCTGACCGATCCCGACGGCCTGTATGTCGACGGCACCTTCGGCCGTGGCGGTCATTCGCGCCTGCTGCTGTCCAAGCTCTCGGACCGGGGGCGGCTGATCGCCATCGACCGCGACCCGGAAGCGGTCGCGGCCGCCACGACCGGTCAGACGCGGGTCGACGACCCGCGTTTCTCCATCTGCCACGCCCCATTCGCCGACATGGCGGCGGAACTCGCCGCGCTGGGCATCACCCAGGTGCAGGGCGTGCTGCTCGACCTGGGTGTGTCCAGCCCGCAGATTGACAACCCGGAACGCGGCTTCAGTTTCCGGTTCGACGGCCCGCTCGACATGCGCATGGACACCACGCGGGGCGAAAGCGCCGCGGACTTCCTCGCCCGGGCCGACGTCACACAACTTGCACAGGTGATTCGTGACTATGGGGAAGAACGGTTTGCTTTGCCGATTGCAAAGGCGCTTGTGGCTCGCCGGGAAAGCGGGAGTCCTGTACGAAGCACCGCCGAGCTTTCCAAAGTCGTGGCTGGTACGGTCAAAACCCGCGAACCGGGCCAGGATCCTGCAACGCGCACATTTCAGGCTCTACGGATATTCGTCAACGCCGAGCTTGAAGAGCTGCAGCAGGGGCTGAATGCCGCGCTGAGCCTGCTCGCGCCGGGCGGCCGACTGGCGGTGATCAGCTTCCATTCGCTGGAAGACCGCATCGTCAAGAACTTCATCGCCTCGCACAGCAAGGACGAGGTCGATCGCCGCGCCCCCTTCGCCGCGCCCAAGCCGTTGCCGCTGCTGGCGCTGGGCCGGGTCAAGCCGTCGATCGGCGAGGTCCGTGCCAATCCGCGCTCACGCTCCGCCATCCTGCGGGTGGCCGAACGCACCGAGGCGCCGCTGCCTCCCGCTCAGCCGGAGCCCTCGGGCAAGCAGCGGCGTGGGGAGCGAGGAGGGCGCCGCCGATGA
- a CDS encoding MBL fold metallo-hydrolase: MSSPVAAASAAGGQAPSVDQAIQQSPQWSGGKFHNPAVEPEQGFWKMAGIMWDVIFHKPAGTVPDQALNVQALTRSQLMAAPDRTLFRLGHSTVLLKLRGRFWLTDPVFSERASPFQWMGPKRFHAPPIALDELPEIEAVILSHDHYDHLDHATVQALAPKVKHFVTPLGVGQRLIEWGVPAEKVQQFDWWQGTTIAGLQLTATPAQHFSGRSLSDRNTTLWASWVLVDDDLRVFFSGDTGYFDGFKTIGERFGPFDLTLMETGAYDPRWPYVHMQPEQTVQAHIDLRGKRMLPIHNGTFDLAMHRWQDPFERVSALARLRDVELVTPLIGAPLDVMQPGPTPAWWQEASAAR, translated from the coding sequence ATGTCTTCGCCTGTGGCCGCCGCCTCCGCTGCGGGCGGCCAAGCGCCGTCCGTCGACCAGGCGATCCAGCAATCGCCGCAATGGTCCGGCGGCAAGTTCCACAACCCGGCGGTGGAGCCCGAGCAGGGCTTCTGGAAGATGGCCGGCATCATGTGGGACGTCATCTTCCACAAGCCGGCCGGCACCGTGCCGGACCAGGCGCTGAATGTCCAGGCGCTGACCCGTTCCCAGCTGATGGCGGCGCCGGACCGCACCTTGTTCCGACTCGGCCACTCGACCGTGCTGCTGAAGCTGCGCGGCCGTTTCTGGCTGACCGACCCGGTGTTCTCCGAGCGCGCTTCGCCGTTCCAGTGGATGGGCCCGAAGCGTTTCCATGCGCCGCCGATCGCGCTGGACGAACTGCCCGAGATCGAGGCGGTGATCCTCTCGCATGATCATTACGACCATCTGGACCATGCCACCGTGCAGGCGTTGGCGCCCAAGGTGAAGCACTTCGTGACGCCGCTGGGCGTCGGCCAGCGCCTGATCGAGTGGGGCGTGCCCGCTGAAAAGGTCCAGCAGTTCGATTGGTGGCAGGGCACGACGATCGCCGGACTTCAGCTGACCGCGACGCCGGCGCAGCATTTCTCCGGCCGCAGCCTGAGCGACCGCAACACGACCCTTTGGGCGTCCTGGGTGCTGGTCGATGACGATCTGCGGGTCTTCTTCAGCGGTGACACCGGCTATTTCGACGGCTTCAAGACCATCGGCGAGCGCTTCGGTCCGTTCGACCTGACCCTGATGGAAACCGGCGCCTACGACCCGCGCTGGCCCTATGTCCACATGCAGCCGGAACAGACGGTGCAGGCCCACATCGACCTGCGTGGCAAGCGGATGCTGCCCATCCACAACGGCACCTTTGATCTGGCGATGCACCGTTGGCAGGATCCGTTCGAGCGCGTCAGTGCCCTGGCGCGACTGCGTGACGTCGAACTGGTGACCCCGTTGATCGGCGCGCCGCTGGACGTGATGCAGCCCGGCCCGACGCCCGCCTGGTGGCAAGAAGCGTCCGCCGCGCGCTGA